A portion of the Chondrinema litorale genome contains these proteins:
- the nrfD gene encoding NrfD/PsrC family molybdoenzyme membrane anchor subunit, with protein MQIVSQVREPLITGGKTYKDITNDVCRPVEQDPPKSWFAALTVALILLLAGGAFMGDMLWNGIGRWGLNKSVQWAWDITNFVWWVGIGHAGTLISAVLLLFRQKWRSSINRAAEAMTIFAVICAAIWPVVHMGRPWLGAYWALPLPNTFGSLWVNFNSPLLWDVFAISTYFTVSLLFWYIGLVPDFSTLRDRAVTKFQRIFYGLLSLGFDGSAKTWMHYESVSLILAGLSTPLVLSVHTIVSFDFATSVIPGWHTTIFPPYFVAGAIFSGFAMVLTLMLITRVLYGLEDYITMEHIEMMNIVILVTGSVVGIAYVTEFFIAWYSGVEYEQYAFANRMGGQYWWAYWSMMTCNVISPQLFYFKAIRTNLITTFFLSIVVNIGMWFERFVIIVTSLHRDYLPSSWVYFTPTAWDIMCYVFTFGLFFTLFFMFAKFFPVINMAEVKAVLKDSDSKVYKGRRTIPNSLVPEADRVKETEIA; from the coding sequence ATGCAAATTGTATCACAAGTAAGAGAACCACTGATTACAGGAGGCAAGACCTACAAAGACATCACTAATGATGTATGTAGGCCTGTAGAGCAAGACCCTCCGAAAAGCTGGTTTGCAGCACTTACCGTAGCCCTAATATTGTTGTTGGCAGGTGGCGCATTTATGGGAGATATGTTATGGAATGGTATAGGAAGATGGGGATTGAATAAATCTGTTCAGTGGGCATGGGATATCACTAACTTTGTATGGTGGGTAGGTATCGGTCACGCAGGTACACTTATCTCAGCCGTACTTTTATTGTTCAGACAAAAATGGAGATCATCTATTAACAGAGCAGCAGAAGCGATGACAATTTTCGCTGTAATCTGTGCTGCTATTTGGCCTGTAGTTCACATGGGTAGACCATGGCTTGGAGCTTACTGGGCATTACCTTTACCCAATACATTTGGTTCGCTTTGGGTAAACTTTAACTCACCACTATTGTGGGACGTATTTGCAATCTCAACTTATTTTACCGTATCGCTTTTATTCTGGTACATTGGTCTAGTTCCTGATTTTTCTACATTGAGAGACAGAGCTGTTACCAAATTCCAGCGTATATTCTACGGTTTATTATCTTTAGGTTTTGATGGTTCAGCAAAAACTTGGATGCACTACGAATCAGTTTCGTTAATCCTTGCTGGTCTTTCTACTCCACTTGTACTTTCAGTACACACAATTGTAAGTTTTGACTTTGCTACTTCGGTAATCCCGGGATGGCACACAACTATATTCCCTCCATACTTTGTTGCTGGAGCGATCTTCTCAGGATTCGCGATGGTATTAACACTAATGTTGATTACCAGAGTACTTTATGGTCTTGAAGATTACATTACTATGGAACACATCGAAATGATGAATATAGTAATTCTAGTAACCGGTTCTGTGGTAGGTATTGCATATGTAACAGAGTTCTTCATCGCTTGGTACTCAGGTGTTGAATACGAACAATATGCATTTGCAAACAGAATGGGAGGTCAATACTGGTGGGCATACTGGTCAATGATGACTTGTAATGTTATTTCTCCTCAGTTGTTCTATTTCAAGGCAATCAGAACCAACCTAATCACAACTTTCTTCTTATCTATTGTTGTGAACATTGGTATGTGGTTCGAGAGATTTGTAATTATTGTAACTTCATTACACAGAGATTACCTACCATCTAGTTGGGTATATTTTACACCAACAGCTTGGGATATCATGTGTTATGTATTCACCTTCGGTTTATTCTTTACACTATTCTTCATGTTTGCCAAATTCTTCCCAGTAATAAATATGGCAGAGGTGAAAGCAGTATTGAAAGATTCAGACTCAAAAGTATATAAAGGTAGAAGAACAATACCTAACTCGTTGGTTCCTGAAGCAGACAGAGTAAAAGAAACTGAAATTGCATAA
- a CDS encoding DUF3341 domain-containing protein, whose protein sequence is MESNKHFLVGIFNDQDILISGIKKLRSEGVKIYEVFTPYPVHHLEDALGYKRSKMPVAAFFFGITGTILAILMQTLMLGVDWPMIIGGKPYIAYPDFVPVTFELTVLLSAYGMGFTFFISRGLGPGAVPRMFDRRATDDKHVMAIDLSENKKSEDEIKTLLESVSAEETYRKDFTDEENNPNFWKFLVDTMTNGVTSSSRQLN, encoded by the coding sequence ATGGAGTCTAATAAACATTTTTTAGTAGGAATATTTAATGATCAAGATATCTTGATCAGCGGTATAAAAAAACTGAGATCTGAAGGTGTAAAAATTTACGAAGTTTTCACACCATATCCTGTCCATCATTTAGAAGATGCATTAGGTTATAAAAGATCTAAAATGCCTGTAGCAGCTTTTTTCTTTGGCATAACAGGAACAATCCTGGCTATTTTAATGCAAACATTAATGCTAGGAGTTGACTGGCCAATGATTATTGGTGGTAAACCTTATATAGCCTATCCCGATTTTGTACCAGTTACATTTGAGTTAACTGTACTTCTTTCTGCATATGGTATGGGATTTACTTTCTTTATTTCTAGAGGATTAGGCCCAGGTGCTGTACCAAGAATGTTTGACAGAAGAGCTACAGACGATAAACATGTAATGGCAATTGATTTATCAGAAAATAAAAAGTCTGAAGATGAAATTAAGACATTACTTGAAAGCGTAAGTGCTGAAGAAACTTATCGTAAGGACTTTACAGATGAAGAGAATAATCCAAATTTCTGGAAGTTTCTTGTTGATACAATGACTAATGGTGTAACAAGTTCTAGCAGACAGTTAAATTAA
- a CDS encoding c-type cytochrome, whose product MKILYNIAGIILSTVLLYSCGAGGNDPGIEYAPQMYHSVPYEPLTQITEEGIPDGPISSNYYVTNSTPYNNYNGKKPMNEMTPVEGTIKRQNYSRATGSTAATTDQELLIYDLPKDSIDLASRILKNPLSDSPEILQRGQELYVSYCSPCHGPGGKGDGKVGAVYKGVPNYSAGRYATLTEGHIFHTITHGRNRMWSHKSQLNPEERWMIVKYVQKLQKGE is encoded by the coding sequence ATGAAAATTTTGTATAACATAGCAGGGATAATTTTATCAACAGTTTTACTCTATTCCTGTGGAGCTGGAGGAAATGACCCAGGCATTGAATATGCACCTCAAATGTATCATTCAGTACCTTATGAGCCATTAACTCAGATTACTGAAGAAGGTATTCCAGATGGTCCAATTTCATCTAATTATTATGTTACTAACTCTACACCATATAATAATTACAATGGAAAGAAACCGATGAATGAAATGACACCGGTTGAAGGAACCATTAAAAGACAAAACTATTCAAGAGCAACAGGAAGTACAGCTGCTACTACAGATCAAGAATTATTAATTTATGATCTACCAAAAGATAGCATTGATCTAGCTTCAAGAATATTAAAAAACCCATTATCAGACAGCCCTGAGATATTGCAAAGAGGTCAAGAGCTTTATGTAAGTTATTGCTCTCCATGCCACGGACCGGGTGGTAAAGGTGATGGTAAAGTAGGTGCTGTTTATAAAGGGGTGCCAAATTATTCTGCTGGTAGATATGCAACACTTACAGAAGGGCACATCTTCCATACTATTACGCATGGTAGAAACAGAATGTGGTCACACAAATCACAATTAAACCCAGAAGAAAGATGGATGATTGTGAAATATGTTCAGAAACTGCAAAAAGGAGAATAA
- a CDS encoding quinol:cytochrome C oxidoreductase: MASEIHDIDLNEKFHFSDKAKKTLFIILGLGVVSLVIGILIEMLGGGGHGEHASLLMGNDALASSEPGAAAEGHAFHWWNRLFVDMWINNVYFTGLSLIGIFWVAIQYVASAGWSAGFKRVPEAFGSFLPVTGVLMLVVFILASHDMFHWTHTDLYDHASAHFDKIINGKKGFFFIPGSESTPSIPYFYYLRMIFFFLGWILFFNLIRKQSVLEDVNAGLVHYRKMVTLSGAFLVFFGLSSSMSAWDWVMSIDTHWFSTMFGWYVFASWFVSGLAAITLFLVFMKEAGYLSIINENHLHDMGKFVFGFSIFWTYIWFSQYLLIYYANMPEETIYFYERLNSDIYSKYIFFNLIMNFFFPFLALMTRDAKRKMTFLKIVCTVVLVGHWFDFFLMITPGTLKQNGGFGFMELGVTMIYLFGFLWVVLSNLAKQKLIAVNHPMLQESIHHTT; the protein is encoded by the coding sequence ATGGCGTCAGAAATACATGATATTGATTTAAATGAGAAATTTCATTTCTCTGATAAAGCCAAAAAAACCTTGTTCATCATTCTTGGTTTGGGTGTAGTATCCTTAGTAATAGGAATACTGATTGAAATGTTAGGAGGCGGCGGTCATGGTGAACATGCATCTCTCTTAATGGGAAATGATGCTTTAGCCTCTTCAGAACCTGGTGCTGCTGCAGAAGGTCATGCATTCCACTGGTGGAATAGACTTTTTGTTGATATGTGGATAAACAATGTTTATTTCACAGGGCTATCACTAATAGGTATATTTTGGGTGGCTATACAATATGTGGCTAGTGCAGGTTGGTCTGCTGGATTTAAAAGAGTACCAGAAGCTTTTGGTTCTTTCTTGCCAGTAACTGGTGTATTAATGTTAGTGGTTTTTATTCTTGCTAGCCACGACATGTTCCACTGGACACACACTGATTTATATGATCACGCAAGTGCTCATTTTGATAAAATTATTAATGGTAAAAAAGGCTTTTTCTTTATCCCTGGATCTGAATCTACGCCTTCAATTCCATATTTTTATTATTTAAGAATGATATTCTTCTTTTTAGGTTGGATCTTGTTTTTCAATCTAATTAGAAAGCAATCTGTTCTAGAAGATGTAAATGCCGGATTAGTTCACTACAGAAAAATGGTAACTCTTTCAGGAGCATTTCTAGTGTTTTTTGGCTTGTCTTCTTCTATGTCTGCTTGGGATTGGGTTATGTCAATAGACACGCACTGGTTCAGTACAATGTTTGGCTGGTATGTTTTCGCTAGCTGGTTTGTTTCTGGTCTGGCTGCAATAACACTCTTCTTAGTTTTTATGAAAGAGGCAGGTTACCTATCAATTATAAATGAGAACCATTTACATGACATGGGTAAATTTGTTTTTGGATTCAGTATTTTCTGGACTTATATCTGGTTCTCGCAATACTTGCTTATTTATTATGCAAACATGCCAGAAGAAACAATATACTTCTACGAAAGATTAAATTCAGATATATATAGTAAATATATTTTCTTCAACCTGATCATGAATTTCTTCTTCCCATTCCTTGCTTTAATGACAAGAGATGCAAAAAGAAAAATGACATTCCTAAAAATAGTTTGTACTGTAGTTTTAGTTGGTCACTGGTTCGATTTCTTCTTGATGATCACTCCAGGTACACTAAAACAAAACGGTGGATTCGGTTTTATGGAGCTAGGTGTTACCATGATCTACTTATTCGGATTTTTATGGGTAGTGCTAAGCAATTTAGCTAAACAAAAACTTATTGCTGTTAACCACCCAATGTTACAAGAATCAATTCATCATACAACTTAA
- a CDS encoding cytochrome c oxidase subunit II codes for MTSVLLIVGVVLLLVILALIYRIFTLVGIAKGNSKKKVSFSNQVNAIMFPIAFFVGFGSLFWYSGIAQKYFLPEAASEHGVEIDFLFWLTMAIIGFAFFATHVLLFWFPFKYQYKETRAAYYYPHNDKLEIVWTIIPAIVMTLLVISGYVVWSDITSPAPQEAVNIEIMGKQFNWEVRYGGSDKVLGRHDYKKIDGTNSMGIDFRDPNSIDDFIARDIHLPKGQPVLLNIRSRDVIHSVFMPHFRIKMDAVPGMPTKFWFTPTKSTAEMRELLSQDPAWQEVNPDTGEPRYKNFNYELACTEVCGGSHFAMKKIIVVDEPADFDKWYKEQESWASKNKDYLSSIGVNNLDLAISED; via the coding sequence ATGACCTCGGTTCTTCTAATAGTTGGAGTAGTTCTTTTACTAGTAATTCTGGCGCTTATATACAGAATATTTACTTTAGTAGGAATTGCTAAAGGGAATTCAAAGAAAAAGGTTAGTTTTAGTAATCAAGTTAATGCAATAATGTTTCCTATAGCCTTTTTTGTAGGTTTCGGTTCATTATTTTGGTACTCAGGCATAGCACAAAAATACTTTTTACCAGAAGCTGCATCTGAACACGGAGTAGAAATTGACTTTCTATTTTGGCTAACAATGGCGATTATTGGCTTTGCATTTTTTGCGACTCACGTTTTACTTTTCTGGTTTCCATTTAAATACCAGTATAAAGAAACAAGAGCTGCTTACTACTATCCACATAATGACAAACTAGAAATTGTTTGGACAATTATCCCTGCGATAGTTATGACACTCTTGGTAATTTCAGGTTATGTTGTTTGGAGCGATATCACATCACCTGCTCCTCAGGAAGCTGTAAACATAGAAATTATGGGTAAACAGTTTAACTGGGAAGTTAGATACGGAGGTTCTGACAAAGTTCTAGGTAGACATGACTATAAAAAAATTGATGGTACTAACTCTATGGGTATCGATTTTAGAGATCCTAACAGTATTGATGATTTTATAGCTAGAGATATTCATTTGCCTAAAGGTCAGCCAGTATTATTAAATATTAGATCTAGAGATGTAATTCACAGTGTATTTATGCCTCATTTCAGAATAAAAATGGATGCTGTTCCGGGTATGCCAACTAAGTTTTGGTTTACTCCTACAAAATCTACTGCTGAAATGAGAGAATTATTAAGTCAAGATCCTGCTTGGCAAGAAGTTAATCCTGATACTGGTGAACCAAGATACAAGAACTTTAACTATGAGTTAGCTTGTACTGAGGTTTGTGGAGGAAGCCACTTTGCAATGAAAAAAATAATTGTTGTAGATGAACCTGCTGATTTTGACAAATGGTACAAAGAGCAGGAGTCATGGGCTTCTAAAAATAAAGATTACTTGTCGAGCATTGGAGTTAACAATCTTGATTTGGCTATCTCTGAAGATTAA
- a CDS encoding cytochrome c oxidase subunit I, whose translation MSTVDIDIHSTTDAHDHHDDHHHTENFFTKYVFSLDHKTIARQYLITGLIWAFIGGSLSGIFRLQLGFPDADLSFLKPILGDWIDASGKMDTEFYLAAVTMHGTIMVFFVLTAGLSGTFSNFLIPLQIGARDMASGFMNMLSYWFFFLASVIMLISLFLETGPASGGWVVYPPLSALPQAMSGSGTGMTMWLVSMTFFIVSQLLGGINYIATVINLRTDGMSFAKMPLTIWAFFLTAVLGLLSFPVLLSAALLLVFDRSFGTSFYLSEIYIGGEALPNVGGSPILYQHLFWFLGHPEVYIVLLPALGITSEIVATNSRKPIFGYRAMIGSMLGIAFLSFIVWAHHMFVSGLNPFLGSVFMFLTLIIAIPSAVKAFNYITTLWRGNIIFTPAMLFSIGLVSLFISGGVTGIVLGNAAVDIQLHDTYFVVAHFHLVMGSASFFGMMAGTYHWFPKMFGRMLNEKLGYVHFWATFIGVYLVFFPMHFIGIAGFPRRYYSFTNFDAFSTFTDLNAFISIAAIITLTAQLIFAFNFFYSIFKGKLASANPWNGTTLEWTTPRLPGHGNWPGAIPKVYRWPYDYSKPGAKEDFIPQNVPFSETPESNLEMEKELAKLEKGGEADKVD comes from the coding sequence ATGTCAACTGTAGATATCGATATACATAGTACTACAGATGCTCATGATCACCACGACGATCATCATCATACTGAAAACTTCTTTACTAAGTACGTTTTTTCATTAGATCATAAAACAATTGCTAGACAATACCTGATTACAGGTTTGATCTGGGCATTTATTGGAGGCTCACTTTCAGGTATATTCAGGTTGCAACTTGGATTTCCTGATGCAGATTTAAGCTTTCTAAAACCTATATTAGGAGACTGGATAGATGCAAGTGGTAAAATGGATACAGAGTTTTACCTAGCTGCTGTAACTATGCACGGTACAATTATGGTATTCTTTGTACTTACTGCTGGTTTAAGTGGTACATTCAGTAACTTCCTTATACCATTACAAATTGGTGCCCGTGATATGGCATCAGGCTTTATGAATATGTTATCATACTGGTTCTTCTTCTTAGCTAGTGTGATCATGTTAATTTCCTTGTTCCTCGAAACTGGTCCTGCTAGTGGGGGATGGGTAGTTTATCCACCTCTGAGTGCATTACCTCAAGCAATGTCAGGCTCCGGCACCGGTATGACGATGTGGCTAGTGAGTATGACATTCTTTATCGTTTCTCAGCTTTTAGGTGGTATTAACTATATTGCTACTGTTATTAACTTGCGTACAGATGGTATGTCATTTGCAAAAATGCCATTAACTATTTGGGCATTCTTCTTAACTGCTGTTCTTGGGTTACTTTCTTTCCCAGTTCTTTTATCTGCAGCATTGTTATTAGTATTTGATAGAAGTTTTGGAACAAGTTTCTACTTATCAGAAATATATATAGGTGGTGAGGCATTGCCAAATGTTGGTGGTAGCCCAATTTTATACCAACACCTTTTCTGGTTCTTAGGTCACCCTGAGGTATATATAGTATTGTTACCTGCATTAGGTATTACTTCAGAAATTGTTGCAACTAATTCAAGAAAACCAATCTTCGGTTATAGAGCGATGATCGGTTCAATGTTAGGTATTGCATTCCTTTCATTTATAGTTTGGGCGCACCACATGTTTGTTTCGGGCTTAAATCCGTTCCTAGGTTCGGTATTTATGTTCTTAACCTTGATTATTGCAATTCCTTCAGCAGTAAAAGCATTTAACTATATCACTACTCTTTGGAGGGGTAATATCATATTTACACCAGCAATGTTATTCTCAATTGGTTTGGTATCATTGTTTATTTCTGGTGGTGTAACTGGTATTGTACTTGGTAATGCTGCAGTTGATATCCAACTACACGATACTTACTTTGTTGTTGCTCACTTCCACCTTGTAATGGGTAGTGCATCATTCTTTGGTATGATGGCGGGTACTTACCATTGGTTCCCTAAAATGTTTGGTAGAATGTTGAATGAGAAGTTGGGTTATGTACACTTCTGGGCAACATTTATTGGTGTATATCTTGTGTTTTTCCCAATGCACTTTATTGGTATCGCAGGATTCCCAAGAAGATATTACTCTTTCACCAATTTCGATGCATTCTCGACATTTACAGACTTAAATGCATTTATCAGTATTGCTGCTATTATTACTCTAACGGCACAGCTAATATTTGCCTTTAACTTCTTCTACAGCATATTTAAAGGTAAGCTGGCTAGCGCTAACCCTTGGAATGGAACAACTCTTGAGTGGACTACTCCAAGATTACCAGGTCACGGTAACTGGCCGGGAGCTATTCCTAAAGTTTACAGATGGCCTTATGATTACAGTAAGCCAGGTGCTAAAGAAGATTTTATTCCTCAAAACGTGCCTTTCTCAGAAACGCCAGAATCTAACTTAGAAATGGAAAAAGAACTTGCTAAGTTAGAGAAGGGTGGAGAAGCAGATAAAGTTGACTAA
- a CDS encoding phosphoadenylyl-sulfate reductase codes for MKTISSEINIEELNASYANLSPLERLAKFYKDFGDKNILVSSSFGTTSAYLLDLISKSNRKQEIHLINTGYLFKETLDYADDLSLRLGLNIKTIKPDFHHHQYTSQNRTWEKDPNLCCSVNKVLPFEEIKKGKDFWISGLIGKQSHSRKDKDIFERNGDIIKFHPIIDIELEEVKSYLKKNDLPTNPLFHKGYESVGCFHCTAKGKGRSGRWKSSTKTECGLHLPSEKNMKAFAIS; via the coding sequence ATGAAAACAATTAGCTCAGAAATTAATATCGAAGAACTGAATGCATCCTATGCTAATTTGTCGCCATTGGAAAGACTAGCTAAGTTTTACAAAGATTTTGGAGACAAAAACATTTTAGTTAGTTCATCATTCGGAACTACCTCTGCTTATCTGCTAGATCTAATTAGCAAAAGCAATAGAAAGCAAGAAATCCATCTAATAAATACCGGATATCTCTTTAAAGAAACCCTAGATTATGCCGATGATTTATCACTAAGGCTTGGACTAAATATTAAAACAATAAAGCCAGATTTTCATCATCACCAGTATACATCTCAAAATAGAACTTGGGAAAAGGACCCAAACTTATGCTGCAGTGTAAATAAGGTTTTACCATTCGAAGAGATTAAAAAAGGTAAAGATTTCTGGATTTCAGGTTTAATTGGCAAACAGAGCCATAGCAGAAAAGATAAAGATATATTCGAAAGAAATGGTGACATAATAAAATTCCACCCAATTATCGATATCGAACTTGAAGAAGTAAAATCTTATTTAAAAAAGAACGATCTACCTACTAATCCCCTATTCCATAAAGGGTACGAGTCTGTGGGCTGTTTCCATTGTACTGCTAAAGGTAAAGGAAGAAGTGGAAGATGGAAATCATCTACAAAAACTGAATGTGGGCTTCATTTACCAAGCGAAAAAAACATGAAGGCATTTGCTATTAGTTAA
- the cobA gene encoding uroporphyrinogen-III C-methyltransferase has product MNINAKLSLVGAGPGDPELFTVKGINTLKKADVVLYDALVSPELLDYAPEEALKVFVGKRAGKHHYSQDEINELIIQYAFSHGHVVRLKGGDPFIFGRGHEEKTFVERYGIPCDIVPGISSATSLATLQQIPLTKRHITQSFWVTTATNSAGKLTRDIHYALESSATLVILMGMGKLNEITRIFESFGKADMPIAIINNGSLESERVAVGTIKNICEVVKEKGLGTPATIIIGEVVRLHPEFLDEIKITIRRTA; this is encoded by the coding sequence ATGAATATAAATGCTAAATTAAGTCTTGTTGGTGCTGGTCCAGGTGATCCAGAGCTTTTTACTGTAAAGGGGATAAATACGCTTAAGAAAGCGGATGTTGTTCTTTACGATGCTTTGGTTAGCCCAGAATTATTGGATTATGCACCAGAAGAAGCACTAAAAGTTTTTGTTGGAAAAAGAGCCGGAAAGCATCATTATTCACAAGATGAAATTAATGAACTAATTATTCAATATGCTTTTTCTCATGGTCATGTTGTTAGACTAAAAGGTGGTGATCCTTTTATCTTCGGTCGCGGACACGAAGAAAAAACATTTGTTGAGCGCTATGGAATTCCTTGTGATATTGTACCAGGAATTTCTAGTGCAACATCACTTGCTACATTACAGCAAATCCCTTTAACAAAAAGACATATTACACAAAGCTTTTGGGTAACAACTGCGACTAACAGCGCGGGCAAGCTTACTCGTGACATTCATTATGCTTTAGAAAGCTCAGCAACATTGGTAATACTAATGGGAATGGGCAAGCTAAACGAAATTACAAGAATTTTTGAAAGCTTTGGTAAAGCAGATATGCCAATTGCGATTATAAATAATGGTTCTTTAGAATCTGAAAGAGTAGCTGTAGGTACTATAAAAAATATTTGCGAGGTGGTTAAAGAGAAAGGACTTGGTACCCCTGCTACAATTATAATAGGTGAAGTTGTTAGACTACACCCTGAATTTCTCGACGAGATTAAAATAACAATAAGACGAACAGCCTAA
- a CDS encoding nitrite reductase: protein MNSESNLTISKAAQKDIEELGIKIKEYEKGNIPDDKFKLFRLTRGVYGQRQPGVQMIRIKIPYGKVTTKQLEQIAFVSDKYTNGNLHLTTRQDIQLHYVKVNDSPALWADLEQEDITLREACGNTVRNITGSAAAGIDPNEAFDVSPYAHQLFEFFLRNPICQEMGRKFKIAFSSSDDDSAFTYFHDLGVIPRIKTIDGETVKGFKVVIAGGLGALSMVAHTVHEFLPEEELLPFAEALVRVFDRHGERASRNKARMKFLAKKIGIDTLAQLVKEETKAVKAPREKLVVNDSEIPALPQYEIKETVAPINQEAYNEWLATNVFEQKQKGFYGVYLVCPLGNISSDTSRKLADLVRKYAADDIRVTVNQNLLLKFVKQDALTIIFNELYNLDLHYSGYNSIADITACPGTDTCNLGVSNSTALSTELEKVVRDEFPELVRDTTITIKISGCMNSCGQHMAASIGFHGSSIKNGAHVIPAMQIVLGGGVNTEGVGFVAEKIIKLPTKRIPEALRIVLNNYFENSEEGEYFNEYVRRQGRRYFYDELKSLADLKTLQEAEYSDWGSVENFELAVGVGECAGVIFDMIGSIIQEAEEKILLANESFAQEQYADAIYHNYNLMVISAKALLLSDDHKCNTQISIMKDFDTHYVSTGKVALPVEGNFEDFVLQLKQNEPTKEFAEKYLSLGKEFFNTIKAYRANQLAKDSNEKQVVGSYYKA from the coding sequence ATGAATTCTGAATCAAATTTAACTATTAGTAAAGCTGCTCAAAAAGATATTGAAGAGTTAGGTATAAAAATTAAAGAGTACGAAAAAGGTAATATTCCTGATGATAAATTCAAGCTCTTTAGACTTACCAGAGGGGTTTATGGTCAGAGACAGCCTGGTGTACAGATGATCAGAATCAAAATACCTTATGGTAAGGTTACTACTAAGCAATTAGAGCAAATTGCATTTGTATCCGATAAATATACAAATGGTAATTTACACTTAACAACTCGCCAAGACATTCAGCTGCACTATGTAAAGGTTAACGATTCACCAGCATTGTGGGCAGATTTAGAGCAAGAAGACATTACGCTAAGAGAAGCTTGCGGTAATACTGTAAGAAATATTACTGGTTCGGCAGCAGCTGGTATCGATCCTAACGAGGCATTCGACGTTTCTCCTTACGCTCATCAATTATTTGAATTCTTCTTGAGAAACCCTATCTGCCAGGAGATGGGTCGTAAGTTTAAAATAGCTTTTTCTTCTAGTGATGATGATTCAGCATTTACTTATTTCCACGACCTTGGTGTAATTCCAAGAATAAAAACTATTGATGGTGAAACTGTAAAAGGATTTAAAGTAGTAATAGCTGGTGGTTTAGGTGCACTATCTATGGTAGCTCATACAGTACATGAATTTTTACCAGAAGAAGAATTACTACCATTTGCAGAAGCTTTAGTAAGAGTTTTTGATAGGCATGGCGAAAGAGCTAGTAGAAATAAAGCTCGTATGAAATTCTTAGCTAAGAAAATAGGAATTGATACGCTAGCTCAACTAGTTAAAGAAGAAACTAAAGCAGTAAAAGCTCCAAGAGAAAAACTAGTAGTAAATGATTCTGAAATACCTGCTTTACCTCAATACGAAATAAAAGAAACTGTAGCTCCAATAAATCAAGAAGCTTATAATGAGTGGTTAGCTACAAACGTATTCGAACAAAAGCAAAAAGGATTCTACGGAGTATATCTAGTATGCCCTCTTGGTAATATCTCTTCTGACACTTCTAGAAAACTTGCTGATTTAGTAAGAAAATACGCTGCAGATGATATTAGAGTAACTGTAAACCAGAATCTTCTATTAAAATTCGTAAAACAAGATGCATTAACAATCATCTTTAATGAATTATACAATTTAGACTTACACTATAGTGGTTATAACTCTATTGCTGATATAACTGCTTGCCCAGGAACTGATACTTGTAACTTGGGTGTATCTAACAGTACTGCGCTTTCTACTGAATTAGAAAAAGTTGTAAGAGATGAATTTCCTGAATTAGTAAGAGATACTACCATCACTATTAAAATTAGTGGTTGTATGAACTCTTGTGGCCAGCATATGGCGGCAAGTATTGGTTTTCATGGTAGCTCTATTAAAAATGGTGCTCATGTAATTCCAGCAATGCAGATTGTTTTAGGTGGTGGAGTAAATACTGAAGGTGTTGGTTTTGTTGCAGAAAAAATCATCAAACTTCCTACTAAAAGAATTCCTGAAGCATTAAGAATTGTTCTTAACAACTACTTCGAAAACAGCGAAGAGGGTGAATATTTCAATGAATATGTGAGAAGACAAGGAAGAAGATATTTCTATGATGAATTGAAAAGCCTTGCAGATCTTAAAACATTACAAGAAGCAGAATACAGCGATTGGGGAAGTGTTGAGAACTTCGAATTAGCTGTTGGAGTAGGTGAATGTGCTGGTGTAATTTTCGATATGATCGGCTCAATTATTCAAGAAGCAGAAGAAAAAATCTTACTTGCAAATGAAAGCTTTGCTCAAGAGCAATATGCAGATGCAATTTATCACAATTACAATTTAATGGTAATTTCTGCAAAAGCATTGCTACTTAGTGATGATCACAAGTGCAACACACAAATAAGTATCATGAAAGATTTTGATACACATTATGTAAGCACTGGTAAAGTTGCCCTTCCTGTAGAAGGAAATTTTGAAGACTTTGTGCTTCAATTAAAGCAAAATGAACCAACTAAAGAATTTGCTGAAAAATATCTATCACTTGGTAAAGAATTTTTTAACACGATTAAAGCTTACAGAGCGAATCAGTTAGCTAAGGATTCTAATGAAAAACAAGTTGTTGGATCTTATTATAAAGCATAA